One window from the genome of Pedobacter schmidteae encodes:
- the hscA gene encoding Fe-S protein assembly chaperone HscA gives MAKISINLATGSLQKEEIIVGIDLGTTNSLVAFINPDKNPVVINDTGKGLLVPSVVHFNKLGDTLVGNEAKEFLTTDPENTIFSVKRLLGRSYKDVAGHQDTFSYKIIDDENDSLVKIKAADKFYTPIELSAEILKELKARAEHALKTPVNRAVITVPAYFNDSQRQATRDAGRLAGLDVLRIVNEPTAASLAYGLGLDPTQQKTIAVYDLGGGTFDVSILAIQNGIFEVLATNGNTFLGGDDFDRAILHYWIEKNNLNAAELTADASLMQSLRLKAEEAKKALTTQNLFNEKLGEIWCTLDKQTFEQLIATKVEETINSCKQALTDAKLTIADIDEVVLVGGSTRTPYVKKQVADFFGRQPHDQINPDEVVALGAAIQADILAGNRSDILLLDVTPLSLGIETMGGLMDVIIPRNAKVPTKAGRQYTTSIDGQVNMKISVFQGERDLVQENRKLAEFDLKGIPAMPAGLPKVDINFMLNADGILTVQAIELRSGVKQEIDIKPSYGLTDDAVEKMLIDSITHAKSDVEQRMLIEARSEGEQLVYTAERFIEKHAEYLTAAEITDTKAHIEALKAALATAHKDEILKKADELNEFTRPFAERVMDVAVSAAMKGKSIE, from the coding sequence ATGGCAAAGATATCCATTAACCTGGCAACGGGTTCACTGCAAAAAGAAGAAATTATTGTAGGAATTGATCTCGGCACTACCAACAGTCTGGTGGCCTTTATCAATCCTGATAAAAATCCCGTTGTGATTAATGACACCGGAAAGGGCCTGCTGGTACCTTCGGTAGTTCATTTTAATAAACTGGGCGATACCCTTGTGGGCAACGAAGCCAAAGAATTTCTGACAACAGATCCGGAAAACACCATATTTTCAGTAAAACGTTTACTAGGCCGCTCTTATAAAGATGTCGCAGGCCATCAGGATACATTTTCTTACAAGATCATTGATGATGAGAACGACTCGCTGGTCAAAATAAAGGCAGCTGATAAATTTTATACACCAATTGAATTATCGGCCGAGATTTTAAAAGAACTAAAAGCACGGGCCGAACATGCCTTAAAGACTCCGGTAAACCGTGCAGTAATTACCGTTCCGGCATACTTTAACGACAGTCAGCGCCAGGCCACCAGAGATGCTGGCCGCTTAGCTGGACTAGATGTTTTGAGAATTGTAAACGAGCCTACCGCCGCCAGTCTGGCTTATGGCCTGGGCCTTGACCCTACCCAACAAAAAACCATTGCGGTATACGATTTGGGTGGTGGAACCTTTGATGTATCTATCCTGGCCATCCAAAATGGCATATTCGAAGTTCTGGCTACCAATGGCAACACCTTTTTAGGTGGTGATGATTTTGATAGAGCCATTTTGCATTACTGGATAGAAAAAAACAACTTAAACGCGGCTGAGTTAACAGCCGATGCCTCGTTGATGCAGTCGCTAAGATTAAAGGCTGAAGAGGCAAAAAAAGCACTAACTACACAAAACCTGTTTAATGAAAAGCTGGGCGAGATATGGTGCACACTGGACAAACAAACCTTTGAACAACTGATTGCCACTAAAGTTGAAGAAACCATCAATTCCTGCAAACAGGCATTGACAGATGCAAAATTGACCATAGCAGATATTGACGAGGTAGTATTGGTTGGTGGCTCTACACGTACACCTTATGTAAAAAAACAGGTAGCCGATTTTTTTGGTCGCCAGCCCCACGACCAAATCAATCCTGATGAAGTAGTGGCCCTTGGTGCAGCCATACAAGCTGATATCCTTGCCGGAAATCGCTCTGACATTCTGTTATTGGACGTAACCCCACTTTCGTTGGGTATCGAAACCATGGGTGGACTAATGGATGTCATCATCCCCAGAAATGCAAAAGTGCCTACCAAAGCTGGCAGGCAATATACCACATCTATTGACGGACAGGTGAACATGAAGATCTCTGTTTTTCAGGGCGAACGTGACCTGGTACAGGAAAACAGGAAATTGGCCGAATTTGACCTGAAAGGTATTCCGGCTATGCCTGCAGGTTTACCGAAGGTCGATATCAACTTCATGCTCAATGCAGATGGTATTCTTACAGTTCAGGCTATCGAATTGCGCTCGGGTGTAAAACAGGAAATTGATATCAAACCCAGCTATGGCTTAACTGATGATGCGGTAGAAAAGATGTTGATCGACAGCATTACCCATGCAAAAAGTGACGTAGAACAGCGCATGCTTATTGAGGCCAGAAGTGAGGGCGAGCAATTGGTGTATACTGCCGAACGTTTTATAGAGAAGCACGCCGAATACCTTACAGCAGCCGAAATTACCGACACCAAAGCACATATTGAAGCTTTAAAAGCTGCTTTAGCTACTGCTCACAAGGATGAGATCTTAAAAAAAGCAGACGAGCTGAATGAATTTACGCGCCCATTTGCCGAAAGGGTAATGGACGTTGCGGTTTCTGCAGCCATGAAGGGGAAAAGTATAGAATAA
- a CDS encoding DUF3810 domain-containing protein, with translation MSSTYQPKLKLLTLLFVLSVLVYLIGFNSNWVEHFYAQGLYKFTSVIQRFISSLVPFALGDFLYLLLILFVLRSVYLLYKKIRRKSFSKTDRVLIPLQVINFFLILYLVFKILWGLNYSRQPIARQLNISNEKYTTKELVILGQYFINRLNSLQHIKKENYSIRQLQQKAKAGYDKMQQKNPFFTYNAAAVKPVLNSWVVTKIGIEGYYSPLSGEANVNMRLPLTSLPFVTCHEIAHQLGVAREDEANLVGYLVASNSDDPFFRYSAAYEVFKNIFFEIKVKSPEDYEKLYKMINPVTISDLKTDRAFWQKYNSNMFAYMDVAFDRFLKLNNQVKGTDSYQDIVLWLYNLHKGELDKMPQP, from the coding sequence ATGAGCAGCACGTACCAGCCTAAGCTAAAGCTGCTCACATTGCTTTTTGTGCTTTCGGTACTGGTATATCTTATTGGCTTCAACAGCAATTGGGTTGAGCATTTTTATGCACAAGGTCTGTATAAGTTTACTTCCGTAATACAACGATTTATCAGCAGTTTGGTCCCCTTTGCCCTGGGCGATTTTCTTTATCTGCTCCTGATCCTTTTTGTCCTCAGAAGCGTGTATCTGTTGTATAAAAAGATCCGCCGGAAAAGTTTCAGTAAAACCGACCGCGTCCTTATTCCCCTACAGGTGATCAATTTCTTCCTTATTCTTTATCTGGTGTTTAAAATCTTATGGGGATTGAATTATTCGCGACAACCAATCGCCAGGCAGCTCAACATTAGCAATGAAAAATACACGACTAAAGAGTTGGTAATTTTAGGTCAGTATTTCATCAACCGACTAAACAGTCTTCAACATATCAAAAAGGAAAACTATAGCATACGGCAACTACAGCAAAAAGCCAAAGCCGGGTACGATAAAATGCAGCAGAAAAATCCTTTCTTCACCTATAATGCAGCAGCCGTAAAACCGGTATTGAACAGTTGGGTTGTGACTAAAATAGGCATTGAAGGCTATTACAGTCCCCTATCAGGTGAAGCTAATGTAAATATGCGACTTCCTCTCACCTCGTTGCCTTTTGTAACCTGTCATGAAATTGCACATCAGCTAGGTGTAGCCCGTGAAGACGAAGCCAATCTGGTGGGGTATTTGGTGGCAAGCAACAGCGATGATCCATTTTTTCGGTATTCCGCTGCATATGAAGTTTTTAAAAATATCTTTTTCGAGATCAAGGTAAAGTCCCCGGAAGATTATGAAAAACTTTACAAGATGATAAATCCGGTCACCATAAGCGATTTGAAAACCGACAGGGCCTTTTGGCAAAAATACAACAGCAATATGTTTGCTTATATGGATGTGGCATTCGACCGCTTTTTGAAATTAAACAATCAGGTTAAAGGCACCGATAGCTACCAGGATATTGTATTGTGGCTGTACAACCTCCATAAAGGAGAACTGGACAAAATGCCACAGCCTTAA